Proteins from a genomic interval of Zingiber officinale cultivar Zhangliang chromosome 1B, Zo_v1.1, whole genome shotgun sequence:
- the LOC121991096 gene encoding uncharacterized protein LOC121991096, whose product MGDLDSWPPLSDADASGGHDLPCSHPQPPNPHPSVIKAENWRRAEEATREVLRCIRPTVVSEERRKAVVDYVQELLTTRMGSKVFPFGSVPLKTYLPDGDIDLTALGAPNNEEMLASELCSVLGEEEHNKDSGFEVNDVQLIRAEVKLVKCIVQNIVVDISFNQIGGLCTLCFLEKINEKIGKDHLFKRSIILIKAWCYYESRILGAHHGLISTYALEILILHVFHLFHENMDGPLAVLYRFLDYYSKFDWNKYCITLQGPVSITSLPKLVLEPLETKGNGSPLTEEFIEEYIEMFSVPSRMYGNSNQVFMQKYLNIVDPLKPNNNLGRSVSKSNFHRIRSAFTFGARKLGRILQSSSANIVDEINLFFRSTLCRHGSRERPDVQDVTSSSLKSGTVDHRGDEYKVSNLNAENGNEDLHFVASPTRDSNGASMDAINNLKNLNLDANCTSTKQHGKHSASSPINADWSRNGSLVSEEDITSKHSIDDATNLHSTRASRSSDESFKPSTSGKVFHAPHLFFCSENNHNDRTLGSMSTRDNVVVGVSSNKSTSSCDEMRYKAKSLNSASWPREPTTTALSSNVHESPSANWNCEDSIHGDCPDDGKLDDASPSSNNLSDLCGDYQLYYSNLHHAQEFQECLFNPYLVPLYHAPPSPYQNKHSWNVQNMYAHVGATGLVHMPPLPTSYYLIPPLISNDYGAKDITKTRGTGTYLPNTNSRSYRERHMLGRGRNQMQANHFPRYRRNGYGDSPYYEGTSDERNHVPPPPPIPPSFLGNGHGDPISTDRPQSPGSAFMVVSPANGYPYTPEGKLEFGNFGPVTTGSLSSGRGANLESANAVGRGSGSSIPTLTVESPHRSLNNEKLTQPYQLKDDGDFPPLAG is encoded by the exons ATGGGGGACCTGGATTCCTGGCCGCCGCTGTCCGACGCCGACGCTTCGGGAGGTCACGATTTGCCTTGTTCCCATCCGCAGCCGCCGAACCCGCATCCTTCTGTGATCAAGGCTGAGAACTGGAGGCGGGCGGAGGAGGCTACTCGAGAAGTTTTACGGTGCATCCGGCCGACCGTTGTCTCCGAAGAAAGACGGAAGGCCGTCGTTGATTATGTGCAGGAGCTGCTCACGACGCGCATGGGGAGTAAG GTGTTTCCATTTGGATCAGTTCCTCTAAAGACTTATCTTCCTGATGGAGATATTGATCTGACCGCCCTTGGTGCCCCTAATAATGAAGAGATGTTGGCAAGTGAACTTTGTTCtgttcttggagaagaagaacatAATAAGGATTCTGGATTTGAAGTGAATGATGTTCAACTTATTCGTGCTGAG GTTAAACTTGTGAAATGCATTGTGCAGAATATTGTGGTAGATATCTCATTCAATCAGATTGGTGGGCTTTGTACACTTTGCTTTCTCGAGAAG ATAAATGAAAAAATTGGAAAAGATCATCTTTTCAAACGCAGTATAATATTGATCAAGGCTTGGTGTTACTATGAAAGTCGCATTCTTGGTGCTCATCATGGTTTGATATCTACTTACGCATTGGAGATTTTAATACTTCATGTCTTCCATCTGTTCCATGAGAATATGGATGGCCCCCTAGCG GTTCTCTATAGGTTTTTGGACTACTACAGTAAGTTTGATTGGAACAAATACTGTATCACTCTACAAGGCCCTGTTTCTATTACTTCATTGCCAAAACTAGTTC TGGAACCATTGGAAACAAAAGGAAACGGTTCACCACTTACCGAGGAATTTATTGAAGAATATATAGAAATGTTTTCAGTTCCATCTAGGATGTATGGGAACAGCAATCAGGTATTCATGCAGAAGTATCTGAATATTGTGGATCCATTGAAACCAAACAATAATCTTGGACGCAGTGTTAGCAAAA GTAATTTTCACCGTATACGCAGTGCTTTCACTTTCGGTGCTCGAAAACTTGGTCGGATACTTCAATCATCTTCTGCAAATATTGTAGATGAAATTAATTTGTTCTTCAGAAGCACCTTATGTAGACATGGAAGTCGGGAAAGACCAGATGTGCAAGATGTCACTTCTAGTTCCCTAAAGAGTGGAACAGTCGATCACAGGGGAGATGAATACAAAGTATCAAACTTAAATGCAGAAAATGGAAATGAGGACTTACATTTTGTAGCTTCACCAACCCGTGACTCTAATGGAGCATCGATGGATGCGATAAATAACCTCAAGAATTTGAACTTGGATGCGAATTGCACATCAACAAAACAACATGGCAAGCATTCTGCTAGTTCACCTATTAATGCGGACTGGTCTAGAAATGGCTCTTTGGTTTCTGAGGAAGACATTACAAGCAAACATTCCATTGATGATGCTACAAATCTTCATTCCACGAGAGCATCAAGATCATCAGATGAAAGTTTTAAGCCGTCAACATCTGGAAAAGTTTTTCATGCACCCCACTTGTTTTTCTGTTCAGAGAACAATCACAATGATAGGACATTGGGTAGTATGAGTACGAGAGATAATGTTGTGGTGGGAGTGTCTTCAAATAAATCTACATCCTCTTGTGATGAAATGAGATACAAGGCTAAGTCATTGAATAGTGCATCCTGGCCTAGAGAACCCACCACCACTGCACTTTCTAGTAATGTTCATGAATCACCATCAGCAAACTGGAATTGTGAAGATTCAATCCATGGGGACTGCCCAGATGATGGAAAGTTAGATGATGCAAGTCCTAGTTCCAATAATTTATCAGACCTCTGTGGTGATTATCAGCTTTATTATAGCAATCTTCATCATGCTCAGGAGTTCCAAGAGTGTTTGTTCAACCCATATTTAGTACCGCTCTATCATGCTCCCCCTTCCCCATATCAAAACAAGCATTCCTGGAATGTGCAAAACATGTATGCGCATGTTGGTGCAACTGGCCTTGTCCACATGCCACCACTTCCCACAAGTTATTATTTGATCCCGCCATTAATTTCTAATGATTATGGTGCCAAAGACATCACGAAAACAAGGGGAACTGGTACATACCTTCCAAACACG AATTCTCGTTCATACAGAGAGAGACATATGTTAGGAAGAGGAAGGAATCAAATGCAAGCAAATCATTTTCCCAGATACCGGAGAAATGGTTATGGGGACTCACCATATTATGAGGGAACATCGGACGAAAGGAATCATGTTCCACCTCCACCGCCTATACCTCCTAGTTTTTTGGGAAATGGTCATGGAGATCCAATTTCAACAGATCGCCCTCAGTCACCTGGCTCTGCTTTTATGGTGGTTTCTCCTGCAAATGGTTATCCATACACTCCTGAAGGCAAActtgaatttggtaattttggtCCTGTTACGACGGGAAGTTTGTCTTCAGGAAGGGGTGCCAATTTAGAGTCAGCCAATGCTGTTGGTAGGGGCTCTGGATCATCTATACCAACATTAACAGTCGAAAGTCCTCATAGAAGTTTGAACAATGAAAA GCTAACTCAACCCTATCAGCTGAAGGATGATGGCGACTTCCCCCCTTTGGCAGGATGA
- the LOC121991082 gene encoding probable serine/threonine-protein kinase PBL15 → MGCFTILKQNKKKKNWRFASKKAQNLNESTASTLPEPDRDRPSLQSAPPSFRIRTRSAQSINQSLNARARVLSAPCSLLVADRNVLEFDDQAECKGRSRSVKDQHLSNPLPLPLPSPCTNSVLKNFSSFKSNQPMGSSNTSGPLPLPQSKKALRNFSYDEISTASQHFSLEFCIPESSSFTVYNATIGSEMTTSKKIEATVTRLQHFSQNLKEFASEVNIIASLQHPNLCNLIGYHAQEGSDERMMIYERLYHGSFDRLLHGRSDGPSIDWPTRIKVALCAARGLAFLHEEGPFQAMYHEFSTSNIQVDKDFSAKLSGYGCVGYYNPDTSISNSSIASGNLSVETLDKGLLTPKSNVWSFGVVLLELLTGRKNLDARYPKEERNIVKWSKPFLADDCRLSFIMDPRIKGRFPPKAVRAVADILLKCLQKDPSERPTMRAIAESLENVQEIKCPIRYPLQEPSAVSSKQMLKSRTINGIIIPAPPPKDSFSMSLHLRSCSTTASLEDNTTSSPRKPHSPVLHRSARVEGF, encoded by the exons ATGGGCTGCTTCACTATTTTGAAGCagaataaaaagaagaaaaattggaGGTTTGCTAGCAAGAAAGCCCAGAATTTGAACGAGAGCACAGCTTCTACACTGCCCGAGCCGGACCGAGATAGACCATCTCTTCAGTCAGCCCCTCCGAGTTTCAGAATTAGAACAAGATCTGCGCAATCTATCAATCAATCACTAAATGCCAGAGCTAGAGTATTATCAGCTCCTTGTAGCCTTCTTGTGGCAGATCGGAATGTTCTTGAATTTGATGATCAAGCAGAGTGCAAGGGTCGCAGTCGGTCGGTCAAGGATCAGCATCTCTCAAATCCTCTGCCTCTTCCCCTTCCCTCACCATGCACCAACTCAGTCTTGAAGAATTTCTCAAGTTTTAAGTCGAACCAACCAATGGGTTCCAGCAACACTTCAGGCCCACTCCCATTACCACAATCAAAGAAAGCACTTCGGAATTTTTCATATGATGAGATTTCAACTGCTTCGCAGCATTTCTCACTTGAATTTTGCATTCCAGAAAGCAGCTCATTTACAGTTTATAATGCAACTATTGGAAGTGAGATGACAACCTCAAAGAAGATTGAAGCCACAGTTACTCGTTTACAGCATTTCTCGCAG AATTTGAAGGAATTTGCAAGCGAGGTGAATATAATAGCTTCCCTACAGCATCCTAATCTTTGCAATTTAATTGGGTACCATGCTCAAGAGGGTTCTGATGAGAGAATGATGATTTATGAGAGGCTCTATCATGGGAGTTTCGATCGACTGCTTCATGGAAGATCAGATGGTCCATCGATTGATTGGCCTACAAGGATAAAAGTGGCGCTCTGCGCTGCAAGAGGTCTTGCCTTCTTACATGAAGAAGGCCCTTTTCAG GCTATGTATCATGAATTTTCTACCTCAAACATACAAGTTGACAAGGATTTCAGTGCAAAGCTCTCAGGGTATGGATGCGTCGGTTACTACAACCCAGACACAAGCATATCAAATTCTTCTATT GCCTCTGGAAATCTATCAGTGGAGACCTTGGATAAAGGGTTACTGACCCCTAAAAGCAATGTCTGGAGTTTTGGAGTTGTCCTTCTTGAATTACTAACTGGAAGGAAGAATCTTGATGCTAGGTACCCTAAAGAGGAGCGCAATATTGTCAAATGGAGCAAGCCATTCCTTGCTGATGATTGCCGCCTATCATTTATCATGGACCCTCGGATCAAAGGACGGTTTCCTCCGAAAGCAGTACGAGCGGTTGCAGATATCCTATTGAAGTGCCTTCAGAAGGACCCTTCAGAAAGGCCTACCATGAGGGCTATTGCTGAATCACTGGAGAATGTTCAAGAGATCAAATGTCCCATTCGCTACCCTCTTCAAGAGCCATCTGCAGTTTCCAGTAAACAGATGCTGAAATCTCGAACGATAAATGGCATCATTATCCCTGCACCACCTCCAAAAGATTCCTTCTCGATGTCGCTTCACCTTCGAAGTTGTTCGACGACAGCTTCACTTGAAGATAATACGACAAGCAGCCCGAGGAAACCCCACTCACCGGTGTTACATCGGTCGGCTAGAGTTGAAGGATTCTAA